Proteins encoded in a region of the Paenibacillus sp. W2I17 genome:
- a CDS encoding ABC transporter ATP-binding protein, whose protein sequence is MIEVRNISKQFKVHQALHDVSFTVKQGSVTGLIGPNGSGKTTLIRIMNGVLGASGGQVTINGLDAACEAEKVLAMCGTLTEQSGLYENMSGRDNLTFFADVFGLKHAKKRIDELVTLFELQDYQHRKVGTYSTGMKKRLGLARVLLHRPSILFLDEPTNGLDPDGIQMVLRIIRQLNKEEKMTILVSSHVLSQLSAVCDHYIFMEKGRIVEEGTEQEIVSRYLSTPKLEVEADMPEGWHTATDFTPEIISAHQAVFQLTSREDIPLLLRQLTQHGQVYQARITGSDLESIYFAIRETHHHE, encoded by the coding sequence ATGATCGAAGTACGCAACATATCCAAGCAATTCAAGGTGCATCAAGCACTGCATGATGTCAGTTTCACAGTTAAACAAGGCAGTGTCACCGGGTTGATTGGGCCCAACGGTTCGGGCAAAACCACACTGATCCGTATCATGAATGGGGTCTTGGGCGCTTCCGGTGGACAGGTAACCATTAACGGATTGGACGCCGCTTGTGAGGCAGAGAAAGTACTTGCCATGTGTGGCACTCTTACCGAGCAAAGTGGATTATATGAAAATATGAGCGGGCGTGACAATCTGACTTTCTTCGCAGATGTTTTTGGCCTGAAGCATGCCAAGAAACGAATCGACGAGCTTGTAACTCTGTTCGAGTTGCAGGATTATCAGCATCGAAAAGTCGGCACCTATAGCACAGGCATGAAGAAACGCTTGGGCCTTGCACGAGTACTCTTGCACCGTCCTTCCATCCTGTTTCTGGATGAGCCCACCAATGGCCTGGATCCGGATGGAATTCAGATGGTGCTACGCATTATCCGTCAGTTAAATAAGGAAGAAAAGATGACAATCCTGGTCTCATCCCATGTGCTGTCCCAACTGTCAGCCGTCTGTGATCATTATATTTTCATGGAAAAGGGGCGCATCGTGGAGGAAGGCACGGAACAGGAGATTGTTAGCCGGTACCTGTCCACTCCGAAGCTCGAAGTAGAAGCCGACATGCCAGAAGGATGGCACACGGCAACCGACTTTACACCTGAAATAATCTCCGCACATCAAGCAGTATTTCAGCTTACATCGCGTGAAGATATTCCATTACTGCTAAGACAATTAACGCAGCATGGTCAAGTCTATCAGGCCCGCATCACGGGCAGTGATCTGGAAAGTATCTATTTTGCCATAAGGGAGACACACCACCATGAATAA
- a CDS encoding ABC transporter permease subunit → MNNRQAIRALVRKDIRSVTASIQLWLPMLIVPLIIGIIMPSALLWAASRMELRSLGNISFLLESLDALTHGGQIPQLASMPTDNHRIVYYLAMYMFAPLFLIIPVMASSILTANSFAGEKERKTLEGLLFTPISMDTLFKGKVLAALIPSILLSWVTFLIYGIIANILMYPMFGTLMFPNLNWIILVVWVVPACSLMVILLNVLISAKVRGFQEAYQLGGLIVLPLIALVAGQASGMLLIGPWMLVMIGAVLLLISVVLLRLVTSWNSRQQLAESQI, encoded by the coding sequence ATGAATAACCGCCAAGCCATACGTGCACTGGTACGTAAAGATATCCGGTCCGTCACAGCCAGCATTCAGCTCTGGTTGCCCATGTTGATCGTTCCACTGATTATTGGAATCATCATGCCCTCCGCCCTTCTGTGGGCGGCCTCCAGAATGGAACTTCGTTCTCTGGGCAACATCAGCTTTCTACTCGAATCATTGGATGCGTTAACCCATGGTGGACAGATTCCTCAGCTTGCTTCCATGCCTACAGATAATCATCGTATTGTCTATTACTTGGCCATGTATATGTTCGCTCCCTTGTTTCTCATCATTCCGGTAATGGCCTCCAGTATTCTGACGGCCAATAGTTTCGCTGGTGAGAAGGAACGTAAGACGCTGGAAGGATTGTTGTTCACACCGATAAGTATGGACACTCTTTTTAAAGGTAAAGTGCTAGCTGCCCTGATCCCTTCCATTCTATTATCCTGGGTTACTTTCCTGATCTACGGAATCATTGCCAATATTCTGATGTACCCCATGTTTGGAACGTTGATGTTTCCCAATCTGAACTGGATCATACTTGTGGTGTGGGTTGTTCCCGCTTGCAGTCTTATGGTCATTTTATTAAACGTCCTGATCTCGGCCAAGGTCCGTGGATTCCAGGAAGCCTATCAACTCGGCGGATTAATTGTCCTTCCCCTCATCGCCTTAGTCGCTGGTCAAGCCAGTGGCATGTTGCTGATTGGTCCTTGGATGTTAGTCATGATTGGAGCAGTGCTCCTGCTCATAAGTGTGGTTCTTCTTCGTCTGGTCACGTCGTGGAATAGTCGTCAGCAACTGGCGGAAAGTCAGATCTGA
- a CDS encoding MurR/RpiR family transcriptional regulator encodes MESKLLQKLKYASQLTAQEKHIVDYILNNPEVVFDSTAHELAQQTYTSSSTIVRLCKKLGTKGYPDFQLKLALEYQQIPSAMKTQDHAIAEQGNVLAAIDSVPYLYQQALEDTRRMLNAPVLLRIANWVKESVRIDVYGSDMNYYLAQQACAKWNELGISAIAHNSPNMHYLNTMNPNSLTLSFVISHTGENQSMIEAAKVLSNKQMKVIAITGNNHSTLSRHCDETLLAYGYNEQLRLSKMSSMVSVLYIFDMLYMGSISDTY; translated from the coding sequence ATGGAATCCAAACTACTTCAAAAATTAAAATATGCTTCACAATTAACGGCACAGGAGAAGCATATTGTGGACTATATCCTGAACAATCCCGAAGTTGTATTTGATTCTACAGCCCATGAACTGGCTCAGCAGACCTATACAAGCTCATCCACCATTGTTCGTCTATGCAAAAAGCTGGGTACCAAGGGGTACCCAGACTTTCAGTTAAAGCTTGCTCTTGAATATCAACAGATACCTTCCGCGATGAAAACGCAGGATCATGCAATTGCAGAACAAGGCAACGTGCTGGCTGCCATCGACTCGGTTCCTTACCTGTACCAGCAGGCGTTGGAGGATACCCGCCGGATGTTAAACGCTCCTGTTTTGCTACGAATCGCGAACTGGGTCAAAGAATCCGTACGCATTGATGTCTATGGCAGTGATATGAATTATTATCTGGCTCAACAGGCCTGTGCCAAGTGGAATGAACTCGGCATATCTGCGATTGCTCACAATAGTCCGAACATGCATTATTTGAACACGATGAATCCCAATAGCCTGACGCTCTCTTTTGTTATATCACACACAGGTGAGAACCAATCCATGATTGAAGCCGCCAAAGTGCTGAGCAACAAACAGATGAAAGTCATCGCAATCACGGGCAACAACCATTCAACCCTGTCCAGACATTGTGATGAAACGCTACTGGCTTATGGATACAATGAACAATTACGACTGTCCAAAATGTCTTCGATGGTCTCGGTACTCTATATTTTCGACATGTTGTACATGGGTAGCATTAGCGATACGTATTAA
- a CDS encoding Gfo/Idh/MocA family protein: MNIATIGTGSIVDAILSAINELEDVTCTAMYSRKRETAQELAGKYEVDTIYTDLESLFSDTNVDLVYVASPNSMHYEQAYQALQHGKHVVCEKPFTSTLQEAETLIALAKEKNLLLFEAISNIHLPNIKVIQEQLPKLGPIKLIQCNYSQYSRKYNDLLAGETPNVFNPQFSGGALMDINIYNLHLVMNLFGSPNTVSYTANQHANGIDTSGVVVLKYPEFIAECVGAKDTNSMNFVLIQGEKGYLQVVGGANGCREIKLQIGNEPVEAYNAQTESNWLYYQWEAFRDIHANGDHKRCYELLEHSHSVMSVLMSARKDAGIVFAADQR, encoded by the coding sequence ATGAATATAGCAACGATTGGTACAGGGTCTATTGTGGATGCCATTTTATCTGCGATCAATGAATTGGAAGATGTTACGTGTACAGCGATGTACTCCCGGAAGAGAGAGACAGCACAGGAGCTTGCGGGGAAGTATGAGGTCGATACAATCTATACGGACCTGGAATCCCTATTTTCAGATACAAATGTAGATCTGGTATATGTTGCTTCACCAAACAGCATGCACTACGAACAGGCCTATCAGGCACTTCAACATGGCAAACATGTCGTCTGCGAAAAACCGTTCACGTCCACGCTTCAGGAAGCAGAAACGCTGATTGCACTTGCAAAAGAAAAGAATCTGTTGCTGTTTGAAGCCATCTCCAACATTCATCTGCCTAATATTAAAGTCATACAGGAGCAGCTACCAAAGCTTGGTCCGATCAAACTCATCCAGTGTAACTACAGTCAATACTCGCGCAAATACAATGATCTGCTTGCAGGGGAAACACCGAACGTATTTAATCCACAATTCTCCGGCGGAGCGCTGATGGATATCAATATTTATAATCTTCATCTGGTCATGAATCTGTTTGGCAGTCCGAATACGGTATCGTATACCGCAAACCAGCATGCAAACGGCATTGATACGTCAGGTGTAGTGGTTCTTAAGTATCCGGAGTTTATTGCGGAATGTGTAGGTGCCAAAGACACAAACAGCATGAACTTTGTGCTCATTCAGGGCGAGAAAGGTTATCTTCAGGTTGTGGGAGGAGCAAACGGTTGCCGGGAGATCAAGCTTCAAATCGGGAATGAGCCTGTTGAGGCGTATAATGCGCAGACCGAATCTAATTGGCTGTACTATCAGTGGGAAGCGTTCAGGGACATCCATGCAAATGGGGATCACAAACGGTGTTACGAACTACTCGAACACAGCCACTCTGTGATGAGTGTACTTATGAGTGCACGTAAGGATGCCGGGATTGTATTTGCAGCAGATCAACGGTAA
- a CDS encoding Gfo/Idh/MocA family oxidoreductase produces MVLNMAIIGFGNAVVNYHLPYLDKKENIKVKTIYRREEDRVGDTERELLYPEITFTTNIEDILQDDEIELIVVATHVDSHVEYAKLALEHGKHVLVEKPFASTSAAAKDIFELANRKNLIAMANQNRRFDGDFLTLKKVIESSKLGNIVEIQSHYDYFHPQYARSGFGLLHGLAVHTIDQLISIYGVADRIDYDVRSLIAPGESDDYIDIDFRYGRMKATIKCSLLVKIEHPKFIVHGDRGSFVKYSSGHQTKNGDGRTRVSIEAEPEDNWGTISYVDDEGTSHTEKVPSEATDYGILYDQLLQAIRHNGDKPVKDEEVLYVLDILHDGIEAAKRAN; encoded by the coding sequence ATGGTATTAAATATGGCGATCATCGGATTTGGGAATGCAGTGGTGAATTATCATTTGCCTTATCTGGACAAAAAAGAAAACATCAAGGTGAAGACGATATACCGTCGGGAGGAAGATCGGGTTGGCGATACAGAGCGTGAATTACTTTATCCCGAGATTACTTTTACAACGAATATCGAAGATATATTGCAAGATGATGAGATTGAATTGATTGTTGTCGCCACCCATGTGGATAGTCATGTAGAGTACGCCAAGCTGGCATTGGAACACGGGAAACATGTACTGGTGGAGAAACCTTTTGCCTCCACTTCTGCGGCAGCCAAAGATATTTTTGAACTAGCCAATCGTAAAAATCTCATCGCCATGGCGAATCAAAATCGCAGATTTGATGGTGACTTCCTGACATTAAAAAAAGTGATTGAGAGCAGCAAACTGGGGAATATTGTTGAAATCCAGTCCCACTATGATTATTTTCACCCACAGTATGCGAGAAGCGGATTTGGATTGCTGCATGGCTTGGCCGTGCATACCATTGATCAGTTAATCTCCATCTATGGCGTAGCTGACCGAATTGATTATGATGTTCGGAGTTTGATCGCGCCGGGTGAATCTGATGATTACATCGATATTGATTTTCGATATGGAAGAATGAAGGCCACGATTAAGTGCAGCCTGCTTGTGAAGATCGAGCATCCAAAATTCATTGTTCACGGGGATCGAGGGAGCTTTGTTAAATATAGCAGTGGGCATCAAACGAAAAATGGAGATGGGCGAACCAGGGTATCCATTGAAGCTGAACCGGAGGATAACTGGGGTACGATTAGTTATGTGGACGATGAGGGAACATCACATACGGAGAAAGTTCCTTCGGAAGCAACAGACTATGGCATTTTATATGATCAACTGCTTCAAGCCATTCGACATAACGGTGATAAGCCGGTCAAGGATGAAGAGGTTTTATATGTATTGGATATTTTACATGACGGAATCGAAGCAGCGAAGAGAGCCAACTGA
- a CDS encoding DUF5050 domain-containing protein: protein MKTGYTYVQRTICTLLLFTLIAAVTLGGGTAAQAASLSQSTVYYESDGVLYKVSADGSNTTEVLIDFQGVDLLAAGSYLYYTQTASSTTLLRVPNDGSSDAAETFATDVLSYYTDNGFIYYLDATGTIYRANGNSDASAVTKIADKADTDFPFLLVAKGRAYYNALVNGNTWIVSKTSNGSGAVQRIAAGAVEGRYFTNQAKNELQLMVNTDPYEEFYSTNAVVLYKVNYNTGKATAVNPKAKLDVNAVYSGGWGNNLYVYNKGIALDSNKDYNYAKGKAFALTTSAKTLQLHNKSVREVSALGTDKVVLIDADKKAYAKTVSGNKVTKSANLNLTNVTYVANQLTNGTSTAAYISGNNGLYSVNSALKVTKLTGDEWDAFHIRDDVAGLFYINAKDQYRLYHVQTGGTGKKVMSDVFLDNILLVTPY, encoded by the coding sequence ATGAAAACAGGGTATACATACGTACAACGCACCATCTGTACATTGCTGTTATTTACACTCATTGCAGCAGTGACATTGGGAGGTGGAACCGCAGCCCAGGCAGCTTCACTTAGCCAATCCACAGTGTATTATGAGTCCGACGGAGTTTTGTACAAAGTTTCCGCGGATGGAAGCAATACAACAGAAGTATTAATTGATTTCCAAGGTGTGGACTTGCTCGCGGCAGGCTCTTACCTCTACTACACGCAGACTGCTTCTTCCACAACCTTGCTTCGGGTTCCGAATGACGGGTCCAGCGATGCGGCAGAGACATTTGCTACAGATGTACTCAGCTATTATACGGATAACGGATTCATCTATTATCTGGATGCTACAGGTACCATTTATCGCGCGAATGGCAATAGTGACGCTTCAGCTGTCACCAAGATTGCTGACAAGGCCGATACCGATTTTCCATTTCTTCTGGTAGCCAAAGGGCGTGCCTACTATAACGCGCTGGTTAACGGGAACACGTGGATCGTGTCCAAAACGTCCAACGGCAGTGGAGCTGTGCAGCGGATTGCGGCAGGCGCAGTGGAAGGTCGTTATTTTACGAATCAAGCCAAAAACGAACTGCAACTGATGGTAAATACAGACCCCTACGAGGAGTTTTACTCCACCAATGCTGTTGTCCTGTATAAGGTGAACTACAACACTGGCAAAGCAACTGCGGTTAATCCCAAAGCCAAACTGGATGTGAATGCTGTATATTCCGGTGGTTGGGGAAACAATCTTTACGTGTATAACAAAGGAATCGCTCTCGACAGCAACAAGGATTACAATTATGCCAAAGGCAAAGCGTTTGCGTTAACAACTTCAGCCAAAACACTTCAGCTTCATAACAAAAGCGTTCGTGAAGTAAGTGCCCTAGGTACAGACAAGGTTGTCCTTATTGATGCAGACAAAAAGGCTTATGCCAAAACGGTCTCGGGCAACAAAGTGACCAAGTCTGCCAACCTGAACCTGACAAATGTAACGTATGTGGCGAATCAATTGACCAATGGTACATCTACGGCAGCATACATCTCGGGCAACAACGGACTCTATTCGGTTAATTCAGCCCTCAAGGTAACGAAACTTACCGGGGACGAATGGGATGCATTCCATATCAGAGATGATGTTGCGGGCCTCTTCTACATCAATGCCAAAGATCAATATCGCTTGTATCACGTGCAAACGGGTGGAACAGGGAAAAAAGTAATGAGTGACGTTTTCCTCGACAATATTCTATTGGTGACACCGTACTAA
- a CDS encoding helix-turn-helix domain-containing protein, translated as MTEQFPFIAETSSLPLLSSMCRVRRGENFRVQGKTVSRPMLCLILQGDGVLVLNDTVYTAQAGSLFVLKPGTTIEAAARSNVTECILLSMDTVCLQQVRGEWKMTSSPAFPLDWQTGRLLVRHEQQAVLRLEQLYETYRGLQPDHFISIHSQLHELLQFLSENRLEANHEKVDPALERSIMYMRRYMSEGISMDQLAKIAGLTPSSYSRSFKKAKGMSPTDYLNRLRINEAKKQLTEESCVLKDVAVSVGYGNEYYFSRKFKQTLGIAPSVYMKRDQLRVATASSMGFHENLASLGLRPVAVLEGQSVFDRESDEYEQERRLTRQFDQLRQAKPDLIIGDFYHKPYYDRLKSVAPTIIMESTEDWKENHIRIAELVGREKQALLNFKELEFRKLEASLNLQPYFGQKRLALMEVTNQFIRLQGTGEHPLDHLLYAELGLQPAQLVSPESSRNEYAADSIPVLDTDYLLIHRASLQPVSEKVFRRMKQTASWNRSPAVLYGNVHDISNWQRLCWTPAGRLQILNELEQIAQQSVVFPQAGLIGH; from the coding sequence ATGACTGAACAGTTTCCCTTCATTGCTGAAACCTCATCTCTACCGCTCCTCTCCTCCATGTGCCGTGTGCGTCGTGGGGAGAATTTCCGTGTGCAAGGCAAGACGGTGTCACGGCCCATGCTCTGTCTTATTTTGCAAGGAGACGGTGTTCTGGTCCTGAATGATACAGTCTACACCGCTCAAGCGGGCAGCTTGTTTGTACTGAAGCCAGGAACAACCATTGAGGCCGCTGCACGCTCGAATGTGACCGAATGTATATTACTAAGCATGGATACGGTTTGTTTGCAGCAAGTGCGCGGTGAATGGAAAATGACCTCATCACCCGCCTTCCCGCTGGATTGGCAGACAGGCAGGTTGCTGGTTCGTCATGAGCAGCAGGCTGTATTACGTTTGGAACAACTGTATGAAACCTATCGCGGTCTTCAACCGGATCACTTTATCAGCATACATAGCCAGCTGCATGAGCTGTTGCAATTTCTCTCAGAGAACAGGCTGGAAGCCAATCATGAGAAAGTGGACCCTGCCTTGGAACGCAGCATTATGTATATGCGACGTTACATGAGTGAAGGAATCAGCATGGATCAGCTTGCCAAGATTGCTGGACTCACCCCCAGCTCTTATTCACGCAGTTTCAAGAAGGCCAAAGGCATGTCACCAACCGATTACCTGAATCGTTTACGTATAAACGAAGCCAAAAAACAGCTGACAGAGGAATCCTGTGTCCTCAAAGACGTCGCGGTATCTGTCGGGTATGGCAATGAATATTATTTTAGCCGCAAATTCAAACAAACCTTGGGGATTGCTCCCAGCGTATATATGAAAAGAGATCAACTTCGCGTAGCTACGGCATCCAGTATGGGATTCCATGAGAACTTGGCCTCGCTTGGACTGCGCCCGGTAGCTGTGCTGGAAGGTCAAAGTGTGTTTGACCGAGAATCGGATGAATATGAACAAGAACGCCGATTAACCAGACAATTCGATCAACTTCGGCAGGCGAAGCCAGACTTGATCATCGGTGACTTTTACCACAAGCCTTATTATGATCGCCTGAAAAGTGTTGCACCCACCATCATCATGGAGTCCACTGAGGACTGGAAAGAGAACCATATTCGCATAGCCGAACTGGTCGGACGTGAGAAACAAGCGTTGCTGAATTTCAAAGAACTTGAGTTTCGCAAGCTTGAAGCAAGCCTGAACCTGCAACCCTATTTCGGACAAAAACGGTTGGCTCTGATGGAGGTTACGAATCAGTTCATTCGCTTACAAGGGACTGGCGAGCATCCATTAGATCACTTGTTGTATGCTGAATTGGGACTCCAGCCTGCTCAGCTTGTATCTCCCGAAAGTTCCAGAAATGAGTATGCAGCGGATAGTATCCCTGTGCTGGACACGGATTACCTGTTGATCCATCGTGCTTCGCTTCAGCCTGTCAGTGAAAAGGTGTTCCGACGCATGAAACAAACGGCATCATGGAATCGATCCCCTGCTGTATTGTATGGTAACGTTCACGATATCTCGAACTGGCAACGGTTATGCTGGACCCCGGCTGGCCGGTTGCAGATTCTGAACGAACTGGAACAGATTGCTCAGCAGTCTGTGGTCTTTCCTCAGGCAGGTCTGATCGGACATTAG
- a CDS encoding GbsR/MarR family transcriptional regulator yields MGLDHLQEEQQATVLKIRKRVIEAIGRNMDLYGVTLSTGHLYGLLFFADKPMTLDDMGREMEMSKTSMSTGVRTLLDLKMVNKVWSKGSRKDLYEVEYDWHQTFTDYFAIKWRKAVESNLQILRKSIEELNRLVEGLDEQADAELIHILMEDKHKVLQAEAYYKWLDRLIDTMEDEEIYKLVPKEEIKEHS; encoded by the coding sequence ATGGGCTTGGACCATTTACAAGAGGAACAGCAGGCAACCGTGCTGAAGATTCGTAAGCGCGTCATTGAAGCCATTGGACGTAATATGGATCTTTACGGCGTTACGCTGTCGACGGGACACTTATATGGATTGCTATTTTTTGCAGACAAACCAATGACCCTTGACGATATGGGACGGGAAATGGAAATGAGCAAAACGAGTATGAGTACAGGTGTACGAACACTGCTGGATTTGAAAATGGTAAATAAAGTGTGGAGCAAGGGCTCCAGAAAAGACCTATATGAAGTGGAATATGACTGGCATCAGACGTTTACGGATTATTTTGCAATTAAATGGAGAAAAGCCGTGGAGAGTAACCTTCAGATTCTACGCAAATCAATTGAAGAACTGAATCGGTTAGTCGAAGGTCTGGATGAGCAGGCAGACGCTGAACTTATCCACATTCTGATGGAAGACAAACACAAAGTTTTGCAAGCGGAAGCATATTACAAATGGTTGGATCGGTTGATTGATACCATGGAAGATGAAGAGATATACAAGCTGGTTCCGAAGGAAGAGATTAAGGAACATTCATAA
- a CDS encoding glycine betaine/L-proline ABC transporter ATP-binding protein: protein MTILEVKNVSKLFGPQTEQGLQLLEQGWGKEKLAKEKQITVGVNRVNMDIKEGEIFVIMGLSGSGKSTLVRMFNRLIEPTSGEILVHGKDLRKMNKEQLREVRRKTISMVFQKFALFPHRTVLDNVEYGLEIQKVDKEVRREKAKTSLELVGLKGWEDKMPDELSGGMQQRVGLARALANDPEVLLMDEAFSALDPLIRRDMQDELIELQDKMKKTIIFITHDLDEALRIGDRIALMKDGAVVQIGTPEEIMIQPANSYVARFVEDVDLSKVLTASHVMRRPETITLDRGPRVALELMRERGISNLFVIDRSIKLLGVITAEDATRAMRENKLLNDILITDGPTVSPETLIHELFEIVSSAHVPLAVVGENGRLQGVIVRGALLGALSGEVAVKEELVNDSQNTTSIVD from the coding sequence ATGACCATACTTGAAGTGAAAAACGTAAGTAAATTGTTTGGACCCCAAACCGAGCAAGGTCTGCAATTACTGGAGCAAGGTTGGGGTAAAGAAAAGTTGGCCAAAGAAAAACAGATAACGGTTGGTGTCAACCGGGTCAACATGGACATTAAGGAAGGCGAGATTTTCGTTATTATGGGACTGTCCGGGAGTGGTAAATCCACATTGGTTCGGATGTTCAATCGTCTGATTGAACCAACATCCGGAGAAATTCTGGTCCATGGTAAGGATCTACGCAAGATGAACAAAGAACAATTGCGCGAAGTGCGCCGGAAAACGATCAGCATGGTCTTCCAGAAGTTTGCGTTGTTCCCGCACCGTACCGTTCTTGATAATGTGGAGTATGGATTGGAAATACAAAAAGTAGATAAGGAAGTACGCCGGGAGAAGGCAAAAACCTCACTTGAGCTGGTTGGCCTTAAAGGCTGGGAAGACAAAATGCCAGATGAACTCAGTGGCGGGATGCAGCAACGTGTCGGCTTGGCGCGTGCACTTGCCAATGACCCGGAAGTACTACTGATGGATGAAGCCTTCAGTGCACTTGATCCATTGATTCGTCGTGATATGCAAGATGAGTTGATCGAGCTTCAGGATAAAATGAAAAAGACCATCATTTTCATTACCCATGACTTGGACGAAGCGCTGCGCATCGGCGATCGTATTGCCCTCATGAAAGACGGCGCAGTTGTGCAGATTGGTACACCGGAAGAAATCATGATTCAACCGGCCAACTCATATGTGGCCCGCTTCGTCGAAGACGTGGATCTGTCCAAGGTTCTCACAGCATCTCACGTAATGCGTCGCCCTGAAACAATTACGCTTGATCGTGGTCCTCGTGTTGCCCTCGAATTAATGCGCGAACGTGGTATTTCCAACCTGTTTGTCATTGACCGTTCGATCAAACTGCTTGGTGTTATTACAGCTGAAGATGCAACTCGTGCTATGCGCGAAAACAAATTATTGAACGACATTCTGATCACGGACGGGCCGACGGTGTCGCCTGAGACCCTGATCCATGAATTGTTCGAGATTGTAAGTTCTGCCCATGTGCCGCTCGCTGTTGTTGGTGAGAATGGCCGTCTGCAAGGTGTTATCGTCCGCGGTGCCCTGCTGGGTGCACTTAGCGGTGAAGTTGCAGTAAAGGAGGAACTTGTGAATGATTCCCAAAATACCACTAGCATCGTGGATTGA